From a single Mesorhizobium shangrilense genomic region:
- a CDS encoding DUF1993 domain-containing protein, which yields MTISMYEASVPVFSARLKALSTVLATAEQNAVERKIDPQVFLTSRLAPDMYALTRQVQIATDHAKGAPSRLAGREVPKYEDNEASFADLEARIAKTVAHLATFSAADIDGSDDRMIELKLGGREMSMSGMQYLLHLAMPNFYFHLTTAYDILRHNGVPLGKATFLGAR from the coding sequence GTGACGATATCGATGTATGAGGCGTCCGTGCCGGTGTTTTCGGCCAGGCTCAAGGCGCTTTCCACCGTGCTGGCGACGGCCGAACAGAATGCCGTCGAACGCAAGATCGACCCGCAGGTGTTTTTGACCTCGCGGCTGGCACCCGACATGTACGCGCTGACCCGGCAGGTGCAGATCGCGACCGACCATGCCAAGGGCGCGCCGTCGCGGCTGGCCGGGCGTGAGGTGCCGAAATATGAGGACAATGAAGCGAGCTTTGCTGATCTGGAAGCGCGCATCGCCAAGACGGTTGCGCATCTGGCGACATTTTCGGCCGCCGATATCGACGGCTCGGACGACAGGATGATCGAGCTGAAGCTTGGTGGGCGCGAGATGTCGATGAGCGGCATGCAGTATCTGCTGCACCTGGCCATGCCCAACTTCTATTTCCACCTGACCACCGCCTACGACATCCTGCGCCACAACGGTGTGCCGTTGGGCAAGGCGACGTTCCTCGGGGCGCGTTGA
- a CDS encoding DUF1176 domain-containing protein codes for MRRVLFAATAFCSLAVIGQTAHAAEAPYVDDRTDAAAVVRSLYSAINRHEFSRAWSYFGETKPAKDFDTFVKGYDGTEAVEVKTGAVSEDGAAGSIYYAVPVAIRAKAKDGSEKIFAGCYTVRQVNAQIQEPPFDPIHIEKGELKPATAAFDDAVPASCGDGPRPPKKDTALEQAKKAFAATYGDQCDKEMPGGGPRGEPDAYSLHYRDAGAAASDPDRETRLFRFFCSMAAYNESSVYYIADDVAGVRQLQFAAPTLDIRYENNNSEGKVQAINIIGFQTDDQAVNSTYDDATKTITSFTKWRGVGDASSTGTYLFRNGNFSLVQYDVDASYDGEVNPQTILDYNSAP; via the coding sequence ATGAGACGCGTCCTTTTCGCAGCGACTGCTTTTTGCTCCCTTGCGGTGATCGGCCAGACCGCTCATGCCGCCGAAGCTCCCTATGTCGACGACAGGACAGATGCCGCAGCCGTGGTCCGTTCGCTCTACAGCGCCATCAACCGGCACGAATTCTCGCGCGCCTGGAGCTATTTCGGAGAAACAAAGCCGGCTAAAGACTTTGACACATTCGTCAAGGGCTATGACGGCACTGAAGCGGTGGAGGTCAAAACCGGTGCCGTATCCGAAGATGGGGCAGCCGGCAGCATCTACTACGCCGTTCCAGTCGCCATTCGCGCCAAAGCCAAGGATGGCAGCGAAAAGATCTTTGCCGGCTGCTATACGGTGCGCCAGGTCAACGCGCAGATCCAGGAACCGCCGTTCGACCCGATCCATATCGAAAAGGGCGAACTGAAGCCCGCGACAGCCGCGTTCGACGATGCCGTGCCGGCAAGCTGCGGCGATGGACCGCGGCCACCGAAGAAGGACACGGCGCTGGAACAGGCCAAGAAGGCGTTTGCCGCAACCTATGGCGACCAATGCGACAAGGAAATGCCTGGCGGCGGTCCGCGCGGAGAACCGGATGCCTATAGTCTCCACTATAGGGATGCGGGCGCCGCGGCCAGCGATCCCGACCGCGAGACACGATTGTTCCGCTTCTTCTGCTCGATGGCCGCCTACAATGAAAGTTCGGTATACTACATTGCGGACGATGTCGCCGGTGTGCGGCAATTGCAGTTCGCCGCGCCCACGCTCGACATCCGCTATGAAAACAACAACAGCGAAGGCAAGGTGCAGGCGATCAACATCATCGGCTTCCAGACCGACGACCAGGCCGTCAATTCGACATATGACGACGCCACCAAGACCATCACCTCCTTCACCAAATGGCGTGGCGTCGGCGATGCCTCGTCAACCGGCACCTATCTGTTCCGCAACGGCAATTTCTCGCTGGTGCAGTATGACGTCGATGCGTCCTACGACGGTGAGGTCAACCCGCAGACCATCCTCGACTACAACAGCGCGCCTTGA
- a CDS encoding alpha/beta hydrolase, producing the protein MFSRLRSFCVLVAATALLSSAAQSQTLTLKPFKDDLFAYPATLSSGDNGAYTVFDYREMRDINARDEVPERRVHAQYTDTSVRKVQQDLSLKTDVGDVRHVAVGKTEGAGIIVLYLHGQGGSRKQGVDDFTFGGNFNRLKNLMAENDGLYLSPDFPDFGDTGAAQVAALIDHYAGQSPGAKIFVACGSMGGTLCWKLAARKDTGGRINGLLLLGSLWDESFFSSPAFKRRVPVFFGQGSHDVVFPVANQEAFFRSILAKSKTYPTRFVRFETGTHGTPIRMTDWRGTLNWMLSKAP; encoded by the coding sequence ATGTTTTCTCGCCTCCGATCTTTCTGTGTCCTTGTAGCCGCGACAGCGTTGTTGTCGTCTGCCGCCCAAAGTCAGACGCTGACGCTAAAACCCTTCAAGGACGACCTCTTCGCCTATCCGGCGACACTCTCGTCCGGTGACAATGGCGCCTATACGGTCTTCGACTACCGTGAAATGCGCGACATCAACGCCCGCGACGAGGTTCCGGAGCGGCGCGTGCATGCCCAGTATACCGATACCAGCGTGCGCAAGGTGCAGCAGGATCTGTCCCTGAAGACAGATGTGGGTGATGTCAGACACGTCGCCGTCGGCAAGACCGAGGGCGCCGGCATCATCGTGCTTTACCTGCACGGGCAGGGCGGCAGCCGCAAGCAGGGCGTTGACGACTTCACCTTCGGCGGCAATTTCAACCGCCTCAAGAATTTGATGGCCGAGAATGACGGTCTCTATCTGTCGCCGGATTTTCCCGATTTCGGCGACACCGGCGCCGCACAGGTAGCGGCGCTGATCGACCACTATGCCGGACAGTCGCCAGGCGCGAAGATCTTCGTCGCTTGCGGCTCGATGGGCGGCACGCTTTGCTGGAAGCTGGCCGCCCGCAAGGACACGGGCGGGCGCATCAATGGGCTGCTGCTGCTCGGCTCGCTATGGGATGAGAGTTTCTTCTCCAGCCCCGCCTTCAAGCGCCGGGTGCCGGTCTTCTTCGGTCAGGGCAGCCATGATGTGGTTTTCCCGGTGGCAAACCAGGAGGCTTTCTTCCGCTCCATCCTTGCCAAATCCAAGACCTATCCGACCCGTTTCGTCCGCTTCGAGACGGGCACCCATGGCACACCGATCCGCATGACCGACTGGCGCGGCACGCTCAACTGGATGCTGTCGAAGGCGCCGTGA
- a CDS encoding molybdopterin-binding/glycosyltransferase family 2 protein, translating to MKFGPIPIEAAEGAVLAHATTAGERRFRKAHRLSAADVALLKASGVSRIVAAVLGVDDLGEDAAAQKIAESMVHRNVEANAAATGRVNLYARAAGIFTVNAAMIDAINAVDATITIATLAQHAPVENGQMVATVKIIPFAVASSLVDAVTKICGSGEIFAVNAYQPVRVGVIQTVLPGIKSSVLDKTLRVTEARLARSGGRLTTERRTPHEIEPVAAAAASLAADNDMVVIFGASAMSDFKDVVPAAIEKAGGTVIRAGMPVDPGNLLVLGTLAGKRVIGAPGCARSPKENGFDWVLDRLIAGLDVTAKDIAGMGVGGLLMEIPTRPQPREPLPAKAPLNVDIVLLAAGRSSRMGGPNKLMALFDGKPLVRRTAERALGSKASGTIIVTGHQHERVRAALAGLELTFADNPDFAEGLSTSLKAGIAHVGGDVAGAMIVLGDMPGVSSADLDRLIDAFRKAGGNSVVRASHDGRRGNPVLLPRSLFAAIAHLEGDTGARHLVEAGGLEVIDVEIGEGASVDVDTREALEDAGGVLQD from the coding sequence GTGAAGTTTGGCCCGATCCCGATAGAGGCGGCCGAGGGTGCGGTATTGGCGCATGCCACCACCGCCGGAGAGCGTCGTTTTCGCAAGGCGCACAGGTTGAGCGCCGCCGACGTCGCCCTGCTGAAGGCTTCCGGTGTTTCGCGGATCGTCGCGGCTGTGCTTGGCGTGGATGATCTTGGCGAGGACGCCGCCGCGCAAAAGATCGCCGAAAGCATGGTCCATCGCAACGTCGAGGCGAATGCCGCGGCGACTGGCCGCGTCAATCTCTACGCCAGGGCAGCGGGCATATTCACCGTCAATGCCGCGATGATTGACGCGATCAACGCTGTCGATGCGACGATCACCATCGCCACGTTGGCCCAGCACGCCCCGGTCGAAAACGGCCAGATGGTCGCAACGGTGAAGATCATTCCCTTTGCCGTCGCCTCTTCGCTGGTCGATGCGGTGACGAAAATCTGCGGCAGCGGCGAGATTTTCGCCGTCAATGCCTATCAGCCGGTGCGGGTCGGCGTCATCCAGACGGTTCTGCCCGGCATCAAATCCAGCGTACTCGACAAGACGCTGCGCGTCACCGAAGCACGCCTGGCGCGCTCGGGCGGCAGACTGACAACGGAGCGCCGCACGCCGCATGAGATCGAGCCGGTTGCTGCGGCCGCGGCTTCGCTGGCTGCAGACAACGACATGGTGGTCATCTTCGGCGCGTCGGCGATGAGCGATTTCAAGGATGTCGTTCCGGCGGCGATCGAGAAAGCCGGCGGTACCGTCATTCGTGCCGGCATGCCGGTCGATCCCGGCAATCTTCTGGTGCTGGGAACGCTTGCCGGCAAGCGCGTCATCGGCGCGCCGGGATGCGCCCGCAGCCCCAAGGAGAACGGTTTCGACTGGGTGCTCGACCGGCTGATCGCTGGTCTCGATGTGACGGCCAAGGATATTGCCGGCATGGGCGTCGGCGGGCTGTTGATGGAGATCCCGACCCGGCCGCAGCCGCGCGAACCGCTGCCGGCCAAAGCCCCACTCAATGTCGATATCGTGCTCCTGGCCGCCGGTCGCTCCAGCCGCATGGGTGGCCCGAACAAGCTGATGGCGCTGTTCGACGGCAAGCCGCTGGTACGCCGCACCGCCGAGCGCGCGCTCGGCTCGAAAGCTTCGGGTACGATCATCGTCACCGGACATCAGCACGAGCGTGTGCGTGCCGCGCTGGCTGGACTTGAGCTGACCTTCGCCGACAATCCGGACTTCGCCGAGGGCCTGTCGACGTCGCTGAAAGCTGGAATCGCCCATGTCGGAGGCGATGTCGCCGGTGCCATGATCGTCCTCGGCGATATGCCGGGCGTGTCATCCGCCGATCTCGACAGGCTGATCGATGCATTCCGCAAGGCCGGAGGCAATTCGGTGGTTCGTGCCTCTCACGATGGTCGCCGCGGCAACCCGGTGCTGCTGCCCCGTTCCCTGTTTGCGGCGATCGCTCATCTCGAGGGCGATACCGGCGCCCGCCATCTGGTCGAGGCCGGAGGCCTCGAGGTCATCGATGTCGAGATTGGGGAAGGCGCGTCTGTCGATGTCGACACCCGCGAGGCGCTGGAAGACGCTGGCGGCGTGCTGCAGGATTGA
- a CDS encoding XdhC family protein, with protein MDPYALKTLNAERRARRAAVLVTDLGDGRDRIVREGDHVAGELGDAIVRAFRTGNSGSVEAEGRTFFLNAHLPQPRLMVIGAVHISQALAPMAKIAGYPVEIIDPRTAFATPDRFPDVALYAEWPQDVLKRQPLDSYTALAAVTHDPKIDDFALKAALDAKCFYVGALGSRKTHAKRVERLLALGATAEQIARIHAPIGLDIGAASPAEIAVAVLAQVVHAFRARGLLAKGVAA; from the coding sequence ATGGATCCTTATGCGCTGAAAACGCTGAATGCCGAACGACGCGCCCGTCGTGCGGCGGTTCTGGTCACCGACCTTGGCGATGGCCGCGACCGCATCGTGCGGGAAGGCGATCATGTCGCCGGCGAATTGGGGGATGCGATCGTCAGGGCGTTTCGCACCGGAAATTCAGGTTCGGTCGAAGCCGAGGGACGCACTTTTTTCCTCAACGCGCATCTGCCGCAGCCGCGCCTGATGGTGATCGGTGCCGTCCACATCAGCCAGGCGCTGGCACCGATGGCGAAAATCGCCGGCTATCCCGTGGAGATCATCGATCCGCGCACCGCCTTCGCCACGCCCGACCGCTTTCCCGACGTCGCGCTGTATGCCGAATGGCCGCAGGATGTGCTGAAGCGCCAGCCGCTCGACAGCTACACGGCGCTGGCCGCCGTCACCCATGATCCGAAGATCGACGACTTCGCGCTGAAAGCCGCGCTTGACGCGAAGTGTTTCTATGTCGGCGCGCTCGGCAGTCGAAAAACCCATGCCAAGCGCGTCGAACGCCTGCTGGCATTGGGTGCTACCGCCGAGCAAATCGCCCGCATCCACGCGCCGATCGGTCTCGACATTGGCGCTGCCAGCCCCGCCGAGATCGCCGTCGCGGTGCTGGCGCAGGTTGTCCACGCCTTCCGTGCGCGCGGTCTGCTGGCCAAGGGCGTAGCGGCGTGA
- a CDS encoding XdhC family protein: protein MENSIYLDEARDPLIIAEGWMKDGKDVAIATVVETWGSAPRPVGSHLVIDAEGNFHGSVSGGCVEGAVVTEAIDVIDSGKAKMLEFGVADETAWQVGLSCGGRIKVYVERLG from the coding sequence ATGGAAAACAGCATCTATCTTGATGAAGCTCGTGACCCGCTGATCATCGCCGAGGGCTGGATGAAGGACGGTAAGGACGTTGCCATTGCCACGGTGGTGGAGACCTGGGGCTCGGCGCCGCGTCCTGTGGGCAGTCATCTTGTCATCGACGCGGAAGGCAATTTCCATGGTTCCGTCTCGGGCGGTTGCGTCGAAGGCGCGGTGGTCACCGAAGCCATCGATGTCATCGACAGCGGCAAGGCGAAGATGCTGGAATTCGGTGTCGCCGACGAAACCGCCTGGCAGGTCGGTCTTTCCTGCGGGGGACGTATCAAGGTCTATGTCGAGCGGCTGGGTTAG
- a CDS encoding vWA domain-containing protein has protein sequence MARPEPREATVDGRIADNIVYFARALRKSGMRVGPASVKDAIEAVLAAGIGSRDDFYWTLHAVLVSRHEDHATFDEAFRLFWKSRELIEKMLAMFSPVAPDNREKQKPRAAESRVSQAMFEGHQKNQPVQEIPEIEVDARFTFSGNEVLRGKDFAQMNATEMADAKKAITQLRLPFDLVTTRRFKADAHGRRIDPRAMMRSAARTGGELILPKFRSPREVHPPLVVLADISGSMSQYTRIFLHFLHALTEKRRRVHAFVFGTRLTNLTRQMRHRDPDAALADCSAAVKDWSGGTRIGDTLAEFNRLWSRRVLGQGAVVLLITDGLERDDVAGLSEEMERLHKSCRRLIWLNPLLRFDGFEARARGVKAMLPHVDEFRSVHNLDALADLCASLDKKSAQSVDPRRWMEAGARRAA, from the coding sequence ATGGCGCGCCCCGAACCCAGAGAAGCGACAGTGGACGGGCGGATCGCTGATAACATCGTCTACTTCGCCCGCGCGCTGCGCAAATCGGGCATGCGGGTCGGACCAGCCTCGGTCAAGGACGCGATCGAAGCCGTCCTGGCCGCCGGTATTGGGTCCCGCGACGATTTCTATTGGACGCTGCACGCCGTGCTGGTGTCCCGGCACGAGGATCACGCCACGTTCGACGAAGCCTTTCGGCTGTTCTGGAAATCACGCGAGCTGATCGAAAAGATGCTGGCGATGTTTTCGCCGGTGGCTCCCGACAACAGGGAGAAGCAGAAGCCGCGCGCGGCGGAAAGCCGTGTCAGCCAGGCTATGTTCGAAGGGCATCAGAAAAACCAACCGGTTCAGGAGATTCCCGAGATCGAGGTCGATGCCCGTTTCACTTTCTCCGGCAACGAGGTGCTCAGGGGCAAGGACTTTGCCCAGATGAACGCTACCGAGATGGCGGACGCCAAGAAGGCGATCACCCAGTTGCGGCTGCCATTCGATCTGGTCACGACCCGGCGCTTCAAGGCCGATGCGCATGGCCGCCGCATCGATCCGCGCGCCATGATGCGCTCGGCGGCGCGCACTGGCGGCGAATTGATCCTACCGAAATTCCGGTCCCCGCGCGAGGTCCATCCGCCGCTGGTCGTGCTTGCCGACATATCCGGCTCGATGAGCCAGTACACGCGCATCTTTCTGCATTTCCTGCATGCGCTGACCGAGAAACGCCGGCGCGTGCATGCCTTCGTCTTCGGCACGCGGCTCACCAATCTGACGCGTCAGATGCGCCATCGCGACCCCGACGCCGCACTTGCCGACTGTTCGGCTGCGGTCAAGGACTGGTCGGGCGGCACCCGCATTGGCGACACGCTGGCCGAGTTCAACCGGCTGTGGTCGCGGCGCGTGCTGGGGCAGGGCGCTGTGGTGCTGCTGATCACCGACGGGCTGGAGCGCGACGATGTCGCCGGCCTGTCGGAGGAGATGGAGCGTCTGCACAAATCCTGCCGGCGGCTGATCTGGCTGAACCCGCTGCTGCGTTTCGATGGCTTCGAAGCCCGAGCCCGGGGCGTCAAGGCGATGCTGCCGCATGTCGACGAGTTCCGCTCGGTGCACAATCTCGATGCGTTGGCTGATCTGTGCGCGTCGCTGGACAAGAAGTCGGCGCAGTCGGTCGATCCGCGCCGATGGATGGAAGCTGGCGCGAGGCGCGCCGCATAG
- a CDS encoding AAA family ATPase encodes MTELTPRAVPRTIDETLDLLTGADYVADRSLATVLFLSLRMKRPLFLEGEAGVGKTEIAKVLAQSLGRRLIRLQCYEGLDVSSAVYEWNYAAQMIEIRMEEAAGKVDRSDMERNVFSEKYLIRRPVLDALTGKTGAAPVFLIDELDRTDEAFEAFLLEILSDFQVTVPELGTIKAEEPPIVIITTNRTREIHDALKRRCLYHWVDYPNAERELEIVHRKVPEANRRLSAEVVSFVQKLRQIELFKMPGVAETIDWAGALTELDKVALDPETVSDTIGVLLKYQDDIARIEQGEGRRILNEVKAELSAAE; translated from the coding sequence ATGACCGAGCTGACACCGCGCGCCGTGCCGCGGACGATCGACGAGACGCTCGATCTTCTGACCGGCGCGGACTATGTCGCGGACCGCTCGCTGGCAACGGTGCTGTTCCTGTCGCTGCGCATGAAGCGCCCGCTGTTCCTGGAAGGGGAAGCCGGTGTCGGCAAGACCGAGATCGCCAAGGTTCTGGCCCAGTCGCTCGGCCGCCGGCTGATCCGCCTTCAGTGCTATGAAGGCCTCGATGTCTCATCGGCCGTTTACGAGTGGAATTATGCGGCGCAGATGATCGAGATCCGCATGGAGGAAGCGGCCGGCAAGGTCGATCGCTCCGACATGGAGCGCAACGTCTTCTCCGAAAAATACCTGATCCGCCGCCCGGTGCTGGATGCGCTGACAGGCAAGACCGGTGCTGCCCCGGTCTTCCTGATCGACGAACTTGATCGTACCGACGAGGCGTTCGAGGCGTTCCTGCTCGAAATCCTGTCCGATTTCCAGGTCACGGTGCCCGAACTCGGTACGATCAAGGCGGAAGAACCGCCGATCGTCATCATCACAACCAATCGCACCCGCGAAATTCACGACGCGCTGAAACGGCGCTGCCTCTATCACTGGGTCGACTATCCGAATGCCGAGCGCGAACTGGAGATCGTCCACCGAAAAGTACCGGAGGCCAATCGTCGCCTCTCCGCCGAAGTGGTTTCGTTTGTGCAGAAGCTGCGCCAGATCGAGCTGTTCAAGATGCCGGGCGTCGCCGAGACCATCGACTGGGCTGGTGCGCTGACCGAACTCGACAAGGTGGCGCTCGACCCGGAAACCGTGTCCGACACGATCGGCGTGCTGTTGAAATATCAGGACGACATTGCCCGCATCGAACAGGGCGAAGGCCGGCGGATCCTCAACGAGGTGAAGGCCGAGCTTTCGGCCGCGGAGTAA
- a CDS encoding flavin reductase translates to MLKKNDIGPQAYRDAMSHFAGQVHVVTTDGPAGRRGATVIAACSVSDTPPTILVCLNRENPKNEAFVTNGRFALNTLASRQEPLSIGFSGITGLPVEERFALGEWDVISTGAPTLKGALAVFDCELIDTKDLATHRVLFGKVTGLRIGDNLRPLIYHDRAYHVL, encoded by the coding sequence GTGCTGAAGAAGAACGACATCGGGCCGCAGGCCTATCGCGATGCGATGAGCCATTTTGCCGGCCAAGTCCATGTGGTCACCACCGACGGCCCTGCCGGCCGGCGCGGTGCGACGGTGATTGCCGCCTGTTCGGTTTCGGATACGCCGCCGACCATCCTGGTCTGTCTCAATCGCGAAAACCCCAAGAATGAGGCTTTCGTGACGAATGGCAGATTCGCCTTGAACACGCTGGCCTCGCGCCAGGAGCCGCTTTCGATCGGCTTTTCCGGCATCACCGGCCTGCCGGTCGAGGAGCGTTTCGCGCTTGGCGAGTGGGATGTGATCTCGACCGGCGCCCCGACGCTCAAGGGCGCGCTCGCGGTGTTCGACTGCGAATTGATCGACACCAAGGACTTGGCCACCCATCGTGTGCTTTTTGGCAAGGTGACAGGCCTGCGCATCGGCGATAATTTGCGGCCGCTGATCTATCACGACCGCGCCTACCACGTTCTGTAA
- a CDS encoding branched-chain amino acid ABC transporter substrate-binding protein, with protein MRPGTTTIALLLWLSLAGGAGAQALLVGIAAPLSGPSVILGKQIETGATLAAQANGVDFKTVDDACTADGGAAAAREFAAAKVNMVVGFLCTDAIEAALPILKDANIPVITVGVRTESLTDRRAKTGWPVYRLGPRGDDERNAVATSLTRLWQDELFAIIDDGTIYGREMAETFRAAAEQAALKPVFVDTFRPQLDNQIGLIGRLKKAGATHVFAGGDGDDIAIMGRDAAQLNAGIVFAGGENLRAPPGDVPYAVGTLMIAPQEWADVANPKVLQAFADQKIAPDGYTLPAYAAIEIAKAASGLSETPARPLAEVLAGHDFTTAIGPVRFDGKGDLSQSPYRVFRFDGTRFVPLESN; from the coding sequence ATGCGACCGGGGACAACGACAATAGCACTGCTGCTCTGGCTGTCTCTGGCCGGCGGTGCGGGTGCTCAGGCGCTGCTGGTCGGCATCGCCGCCCCCTTGTCAGGACCATCGGTGATCCTCGGCAAACAGATCGAGACGGGCGCCACGCTGGCGGCACAGGCGAACGGCGTCGATTTCAAGACTGTGGATGACGCCTGCACGGCCGACGGTGGCGCGGCGGCCGCCAGGGAATTCGCGGCGGCCAAGGTCAATATGGTCGTCGGCTTTCTCTGCACCGATGCCATCGAGGCGGCGCTGCCGATCCTGAAGGACGCCAACATACCGGTCATCACGGTGGGCGTGCGCACCGAGAGCCTGACTGACCGGCGTGCCAAGACAGGCTGGCCGGTCTATCGTCTCGGTCCGCGCGGCGACGACGAGCGCAACGCAGTCGCCACTTCCCTCACTCGTCTGTGGCAAGATGAGCTGTTCGCCATCATCGACGACGGCACGATCTACGGTCGCGAAATGGCCGAGACGTTTCGCGCCGCAGCGGAGCAGGCCGCGCTGAAGCCGGTGTTCGTCGACACGTTCCGGCCGCAACTCGACAACCAGATCGGCCTGATCGGCAGGCTGAAGAAGGCCGGCGCCACGCATGTATTCGCCGGCGGCGACGGCGATGACATCGCCATCATGGGTCGTGATGCGGCGCAGCTCAATGCGGGCATCGTGTTTGCAGGCGGCGAAAATTTGCGCGCACCGCCCGGCGACGTGCCCTATGCGGTGGGCACTCTGATGATCGCGCCGCAGGAGTGGGCTGACGTCGCCAACCCCAAGGTGCTCCAGGCCTTTGCCGACCAGAAGATCGCGCCGGACGGCTATACGCTGCCGGCCTATGCGGCCATCGAGATCGCCAAGGCAGCGTCAGGCTTGTCCGAAACCCCGGCCAGACCGCTGGCCGAGGTGCTGGCAGGGCATGACTTCACGACCGCGATCGGGCCGGTCCGCTTCGACGGGAAAGGCGACCTTAGCCAGAGCCCCTACCGTGTCTTCCGCTTCGACGGCACGCGTTTTGTGCCCTTGGAAAGCAACTGA
- a CDS encoding P1 family peptidase, which yields MFRTGPRNLITDVAGLRVGNASDTRLKSGVTTILCDEPAVAGVQILGGAPGTRETDLLEPHNSVEIVHALVLSGGSAFGLDAASGVQAALRENSVGLEVGGFRVPIVPAAILFDLRNGGDKDWGRYPPYRDLGYEAVQAATTDFALGTVGAGTGALTSGLKGGLGSASTVLDSGITIGALAAVNPTGSVTIGRTRHFWAAPFEIGDEFGGLGYPSPMPDDARKILLKFRDRKVGDKDIGDIGGGNTTIAIIATDAILTKAGAKRLAISAHDGFARAIWPAHTPADGDLVFALATGKSGIQLSPNDAIDLYATAGATMARAVSRGVHAAMPADGDLFPVWSSRLG from the coding sequence ATGTTTAGAACCGGTCCGCGCAATCTGATCACGGACGTTGCAGGGCTGCGCGTCGGCAACGCTTCCGACACAAGGTTGAAGTCCGGCGTGACGACAATTCTGTGCGACGAACCTGCTGTGGCCGGGGTCCAGATTCTGGGCGGGGCACCGGGAACGCGCGAGACCGATCTGCTCGAGCCGCACAATTCGGTCGAAATCGTACATGCCCTGGTGCTTTCCGGCGGCTCGGCATTCGGCCTCGATGCTGCTTCCGGCGTCCAGGCAGCCTTGCGCGAAAACAGTGTTGGGCTGGAGGTCGGCGGGTTTCGCGTGCCGATCGTGCCGGCGGCGATCCTGTTTGACCTGCGCAATGGCGGCGACAAGGATTGGGGCCGCTATCCGCCCTATCGCGATCTCGGCTACGAAGCGGTGCAGGCCGCGACCACCGACTTTGCACTCGGCACGGTCGGCGCAGGCACCGGCGCACTGACCTCCGGGCTCAAGGGTGGCCTCGGCTCGGCCTCCACTGTGCTCGACAGCGGCATTACCATCGGCGCGCTGGCCGCCGTCAATCCTACCGGTTCGGTGACGATAGGCCGAACCCGCCATTTCTGGGCGGCACCTTTCGAGATCGGCGACGAGTTCGGGGGACTGGGCTACCCCTCGCCAATGCCTGACGACGCTAGGAAGATCCTGCTGAAATTTCGCGACAGGAAGGTGGGAGACAAGGACATCGGCGACATCGGCGGCGGCAACACGACCATTGCCATCATCGCCACCGATGCCATCCTCACCAAGGCCGGGGCCAAGCGCCTGGCGATATCGGCGCATGATGGTTTCGCGCGCGCCATCTGGCCGGCGCACACACCCGCCGATGGCGATCTCGTCTTTGCGCTGGCGACGGGCAAAAGCGGCATCCAGCTTTCGCCCAACGACGCCATCGACCTCTACGCGACGGCCGGCGCCACCATGGCGCGCGCCGTCAGCCGCGGCGTGCATGCCGCGATGCCAGCCGACGGCGACCTGTTTCCAGTCTGGTCGTCGCGGCTGGGCTGA
- a CDS encoding DUF2171 domain-containing protein, whose amino-acid sequence MTDTSKIREHMEVVGADGVHVGTVDKIDGQRIKLTRADSGEGAHKGHHHYISLALVAEVDGKKVWLSANSDVAVTFEEEKSDPV is encoded by the coding sequence ATGACCGACACCAGCAAAATTCGTGAGCATATGGAAGTCGTCGGCGCCGATGGCGTGCATGTCGGCACCGTCGACAAGATCGATGGCCAGCGCATCAAGCTGACCAGGGCCGATAGCGGCGAGGGCGCCCACAAGGGCCACCACCATTACATTTCGCTGGCCCTTGTTGCCGAGGTCGACGGCAAGAAGGTGTGGCTATCGGCGAATTCCGATGTCGCTGTGACGTTCGAGGAAGAAAAGTCCGATCCCGTCTGA